The Mangrovibacterium diazotrophicum DNA window TCAGTCCAATCAATACAAGCCCGCGGATCGGTAGCTTAATAAATTTCCTGACAGACCTTGATTTTTTAAATCATGCAAATGAAGTAACACCTCGCGGGATATCCCTGCTTGAAAAATTGGAAGCACTATGATAGACAGACAAAATATCCTTGACCTGATAGGACGCTATGCGAATCGCTACACTTCTTGTGTTATCACCTGTTTTTCATTTGACTTCACCTTTTTTGAAGAAAGGGTAATGACTATACTTCGGACAGCGAACATAAAGAATGTGAACGTATTTATTGATGGTAAATTTCTGGAACAGACACAGGAAATGACAGCAGGCTATGAGTTTAGCAACCATCGTACATACAGTATTAACCCAATTTATGAAACCGGAGTGTTTCATCCGAAGATTATGATGCTAACAGGTCCCAAGCATGGACTGTTAGTCATTGGCTCCGGCAATCTCACAACATCGGGGTTAAGCACTAATGATGAGATTTGGGGAGCTTTTCATCTGGACTCACCGTTAGGTCCTAATGCTTCGATTTTTGCAAATGTTTGGTATTACCTTCAATCTTATTTAGCTCAGGCGAAAGGCTTTAACCAGCAAAAAATAGATTGGATAAAGAAGTGGTCGCCTTGGTTGGAAGAAATTAAATCTCCGGTGACAAATGACTTTGTTCCTATTGACAACAATCAATCAGTTAAGTTTGTAGCCAATCAGGGATCAGCTAACAGCTATACCGAGCTACAACAAAGCTTGCCTAGTCAAACGATAGAAAGATTAACAGTCGTATCCCCATATTTCGATGAAAAAGGGCAATTGCTGGAACAGCTCGATAGTCGCTTTGAAATAAAAACATTCAACTGTTTGACCGACCCATCGGCAGGTATTCTACCTTATCGAATGTCGGAAAAGTTGCGGGAAAGACTAGTATTTTATGATTGGACCAAATTAATCAAGGACTTTGACGATACTGTGAACCGATTGCATGCCAAGATAATTCATTTTCAGTATGCAGACGGTTTGGAATACATGTATTTAGGCAGTGCGAATGCAACACTCGCTGGGTTCGGATATCAATCAAACAAAGCCGCAAATGCAGAAGCTGGGGTATTGATTAAACGGGAAAATGGGAAAAGCTATTTGTCAGAACTCGGGATTCAACTCACGAACAATGCTAAAATCGTGATACCAACAACAAAGGGCGTCCATAGAGGGGAAGGTGATGCGCTGGAAGCTCTGTCATTTGATAACAGAATAGTATACGCCGAAATAAATGGAAGCAAAATTCATTTATACCTGAAACAAGTTTCCAAGCAGCAGTTCAATTTATGTGTTGAAGACAATTTGTTTGAGGTAAAGGAGAGCTTTACACTTGATGCCGGAAGTCTAGAGTACAAGATTGAATTGAAAACAGACTGCAAGGCCAGGCGGGTATACCTGACGCTCGATGATAAAAGGGTCTCAAATTACGCGTTGTTGCACAACGTTGTTTTACAAGCCAAATGTAACCCCGATCCCAGTCAGGCCAAACTGAATGAGATAGTAGCCGGGATACTAAATGATTCTGACGAGGCATTGCTTGCTGACTTATTAAGTCATGCCGATTATCAGTGGATTGACGGTGATGGATACGAGGGGACAAGCATTTCGCGTGGGAGTTCAAACGCAAAGATTGTAGTTGAAAGAGAAAAGGTATACGCGCCTATTACCGAGGATGAATTTAATCAGTTGGAGTCGTTGCAGGCGCGGCATGCCGAGATTTTAAATAGTCCTTCAGTACAAATTGCAGAAGTTCTGAATCTGGTATCGCGGGGGTTGATTAATAAAGAGGTCAAGGTGCACGATAGTGCTGAAGAAATGTTGGCAAATATCGATATAGACGAGCAGGATGGTGTAGAAATTGAATTAGACAGAAGAATCGAC harbors:
- a CDS encoding phospholipase D-like domain-containing protein, whose protein sequence is MIDRQNILDLIGRYANRYTSCVITCFSFDFTFFEERVMTILRTANIKNVNVFIDGKFLEQTQEMTAGYEFSNHRTYSINPIYETGVFHPKIMMLTGPKHGLLVIGSGNLTTSGLSTNDEIWGAFHLDSPLGPNASIFANVWYYLQSYLAQAKGFNQQKIDWIKKWSPWLEEIKSPVTNDFVPIDNNQSVKFVANQGSANSYTELQQSLPSQTIERLTVVSPYFDEKGQLLEQLDSRFEIKTFNCLTDPSAGILPYRMSEKLRERLVFYDWTKLIKDFDDTVNRLHAKIIHFQYADGLEYMYLGSANATLAGFGYQSNKAANAEAGVLIKRENGKSYLSELGIQLTNNAKIVIPTTKGVHRGEGDALEALSFDNRIVYAEINGSKIHLYLKQVSKQQFNLCVEDNLFEVKESFTLDAGSLEYKIELKTDCKARRVYLTLDDKRVSNYALLHNVVLQAKCNPDPSQAKLNEIVAGILNDSDEALLADLLSHADYQWIDGDGYEGTSISRGSSNAKIVVEREKVYAPITEDEFNQLESLQARHAEILNSPSVQIAEVLNLVSRGLINKEVKVHDSAEEMLANIDIDEQDGVEIELDRRIDDRAQHEKECRAIYRHLDKIDKLFENGLKRFYKTGIYKDTPEDPVNHKVLSNVSTFIDLLYLCYNKYYETTNTIFKIRFKREFAEQIKAIESQYGLVSTEQLDRDDINVKFYKVDSDLFPKVLKALNDVDADLFIHDEEYATSSDKVFYIEEGVLSGDDSWGLKYYIVDTLAHFILHSNSRAGFKKYSYDLANERMNRFRKDICEKAIFLLGNVSWRQKDEHLLQILVLDLLHFVYPEAITADNMIDLFQDIHSFYDNPRYMGKKLKSQLTRMLNEYVPAYMQWRAKYDSNRDQLFTDKNDVGLGDFIFSSNIGFTRLRNRYPSKLMLEKPGFEWDQQMNTYCMPIEYATTKIVAFTERQTR